The segment ATACACTTGCGTGGGCATGACCCGAATGCGGTATTTTTGCGCGAGTTCCTTTTCCCGGCGAAGGTCATTGAAGCGAACCAATACCTTTCCGGCCAACTCTCCGTGCAATTGCGCCAAATCCGGCGCCATCTTCTTGCACGGGATGCAATAACCCATACCGAAATCGAGCAACAGCGGCAGCCCCTTGGCGACGTACTCCGCGATTTCCGGGGCGGCGGATTGGTAGCCCTCTTTTTTTGCAGGCGCCGGAGTGGTTGCGTCACTTTTCGCGGCAGGCGTCTCGCAGGCGACAACACCAAGGAAAAACATCAGGGCAACTGCCAAAGCGAAAAGGTTCGTTTTGAAAAAGCTCACGTCAAACTCCCCGATAGGCGAAGTACGCTCCGACCAAGATGATCAACACACCGGACGCCCGCCGCAGCCAGTTCGTGGCTGAGGTGAGCTTCTTGTTCTCGATAATAGATTTCGCCGCGCCGATGCTCGTTCCGGCCACCAGGATCAAAACGCAGTGGCCCAGGGCATACACCAGCAGCAGCAATCCGCCGTAGGCAGTCGATGAGTTGCTGCCCGCGATGTAAGTCAACAGCACCACCAGGATCGGCGCGGCGCAGGGTGCCGAAACGATCCCGAACAGTAGACCAAGCACGAAAGCTCCGACGCCGCCTTTCACATTCGAGTTTACGTTGAGTTGCGGAATCGGCACCTTCAGCACGCCCATCAAGTGCAGCCCCATGACCAGGCACACGCCGGCCACAATCCAGTTCCAAATGGGCGACATATTCCCGAACAGGCGACCGACCAAGGCGGCCACGAGGCCCATTGCGGTGAACATCGCCGCCAGGCCCAGCACGAAAAACAAGGAAAAAACAAAAGCGCTCTTTGTAGATTTGATCGCGTTGTCGCCCGACACGAAACCGATCGTGAGGGGAATCATCGCCAGCACGCAAGGGTTGCTGGCCGTCAGCAGACCGCCGAAAAAGACCACGACCAGCGCCAACCAGGGGTTGGTATGGATGTAGGTTTCCGCGTTGCTCAGCAATTCTTCCAAGGGGAGCGATCCCTTCCCTTCGCGCGATGGCGGATGCGTTCAACATGCGCCGCTCCACGCGTGCTACTTGGCCGCCTCAAGCAACCAGCCGGCGATTTGCGCCGCCTTGACCACTCTTCCCGAGCTCTTCACCTGTCCGTCGATCACCAACGTGGGAGTCACCATCACGCCGTAGCGCATAATGTCGTCGAGCTTTTCGACCTTGATCAACTTGGCCGACACACCGGTTTCGGCGACGGCTTTCGCGGCCTCCTCATAAAGTTTTTTACACTTGGGGCAACCGATACCTAGAACCTCAATTTTCATCAAAACGTTCCTTTCTCCTTTAAGCGATGACACCGTATAGAATCCCGGCCACAGTCGAAAACACAACGACCAGCGCCACATACACGGCGGTCTTTTTGGTGCCGATGACGCTGCGGATCACCAGCATGTTCGGTAATGACAACGCCGGGCCGGCCAGCAGCAACGCCAACGCCGGGCCCTTGCCCATTCCCGATTTAAGCAAGCCTTCCAGAATCGGCACTTCGGTCAGCGTAGCGAAGTACATGAAGGCGCCGACAATCGAGGCGAAAAAATTCGCCCCCAGGGAATTGCCGCCTACCAGCGATTCCACCCACGTGTTGGGAATAAGCCCGGCATCTTTTGACTCGGGTCCGCCCAGCAACAAGCCGGCCGCGAAAACACCGGCCAACAGCAACGGCATGATCTGTTTGGCAAACGTCCAACTGGAATCCACCCAGTCGGATAACTCGTCTTTCTTGAACCAAGCGAAAATCGTTGCCGCCAGAACGACGGCAAATACGCCGGTAATCACCCATTTCGCGCTGAAAATCGCCGCCCAAAGCCCCGCCGCGCCCTCGCTCGGCCTGCCCCAGTTGGCGAAAACCAGAATGCCGATCATCGCCGCGAAGTACAGGCCGTCCTGCCACAGCTTCCGCGCGCCGTCCTCTTCCGGTATGACGATGCTCGCGTTTTGCTCGGCCCGCGCCGCTTCGTCTTTGCGGAAGATCAACTGCATTGCCGCGCCGATGACGATCGCAAAAACAATCGCCCCAACCGCCCGCGCCACGCCCAACTCCCACCCGAGCACGCGGGCCGTGAGAATGATCGCCAGCACGTTGATCGCCGGGCCGGAATACAGAAACGCCGTCGCCGGGCCGAGACCTGCGCCCCGTTTGTGAATCCCCGCAAAAAGCGGCAGCACGGTGCAGGAGCACACGGCCAAGATCGTTCCGGAAATCGCCGCGACCGGGTAGGCAATCAGCTTTTTCGCCGCCGGCCCCAGGTACTTCATCACCGCGCCCTGGCTGACGAAGACGCTGATCGCCCCGGCGATGAAAAACGCTGGCACCAAGCAGAGCAACACGTGTTCCCGCGAATACCACTTCACCAGCGAGAAGCTTTCTT is part of the Candidatus Lernaella stagnicola genome and harbors:
- a CDS encoding thioredoxin family protein; the protein is MKIEVLGIGCPKCKKLYEEAAKAVAETGVSAKLIKVEKLDDIMRYGVMVTPTLVIDGQVKSSGRVVKAAQIAGWLLEAAK
- a CDS encoding permease, whose product is MREITKLLIMIGLFLLAFFLPVESARFQSAIQESFSLVKWYSREHVLLCLVPAFFIAGAISVFVSQGAVMKYLGPAAKKLIAYPVAAISGTILAVCSCTVLPLFAGIHKRGAGLGPATAFLYSGPAINVLAIILTARVLGWELGVARAVGAIVFAIVIGAAMQLIFRKDEAARAEQNASIVIPEEDGARKLWQDGLYFAAMIGILVFANWGRPSEGAAGLWAAIFSAKWVITGVFAVVLAATIFAWFKKDELSDWVDSSWTFAKQIMPLLLAGVFAAGLLLGGPESKDAGLIPNTWVESLVGGNSLGANFFASIVGAFMYFATLTEVPILEGLLKSGMGKGPALALLLAGPALSLPNMLVIRSVIGTKKTAVYVALVVVFSTVAGILYGVIA
- a CDS encoding cytochrome c biogenesis protein CcdA, whose translation is MEELLSNAETYIHTNPWLALVVVFFGGLLTASNPCVLAMIPLTIGFVSGDNAIKSTKSAFVFSLFFVLGLAAMFTAMGLVAALVGRLFGNMSPIWNWIVAGVCLVMGLHLMGVLKVPIPQLNVNSNVKGGVGAFVLGLLFGIVSAPCAAPILVVLLTYIAGSNSSTAYGGLLLLVYALGHCVLILVAGTSIGAAKSIIENKKLTSATNWLRRASGVLIILVGAYFAYRGV
- a CDS encoding thioredoxin family protein, which produces MSFFKTNLFALAVALMFFLGVVACETPAAKSDATTPAPAKKEGYQSAAPEIAEYVAKGLPLLLDFGMGYCIPCKKMAPDLAQLHGELAGKVLVRFNDLRREKELAQKYRIRVMPTQVYVDSGGKEVYRHEGYASKADMLAKLKEVRFLP